From a region of the Gossypium raimondii isolate GPD5lz chromosome 10, ASM2569854v1, whole genome shotgun sequence genome:
- the LOC128033907 gene encoding uncharacterized protein LOC128033907: protein MASSGFSPAAPLVFNGEGFHIWLVKMKTYLQAFDLWEVVNTDAEPAPLRANPTVAQIRQHADERTKRHKAMSCIQNCVSNVIFTRIMACETPKQAWDKLNEEFQGTERIRQQQLLNLIRDFENLKMREEETVKQYADRIMAVVNSIRLLGENFNEARIVEKVLCTLPERNKEELAGLKTIRKVLFKPKPDKPDKPEELAGLKTIRKVLIKAKSYGKTGLSLMLQEAVTNPIGIARGLIIQRRDAGLDQMLNLHSQQKNTEVQVAEDSSEHKEHIFAVSCLAAEKKCPKGWLLDSFRTNHMSLDASLFKTLDRSYKTKVKVGNGNKVISNVLLVPEIDRNLHSIAQLLERGYSVVFKGKQCQIADPSGSSLMTVTMTDKCFEVHWPSDSKSAYTASANDSKLWHQRLGHANFKSMA from the exons ATGGCTTCATCAGGCTTTTCACCAGCTGCACCACTAGTTTTCAATGGTGAAGGTTTTCACATATGGCTGGTCAAGATGAAGACTTACCTGCAGGCCTTTGATCTGTGGGAAGTTGTTAACACCGATGCTGAGCCAGCACCACTAAGGGCCAATCCCACAGTAGCTCAGATCAGACAACATGCTGATGAGAGGACCAAGCGGCACAAAGCCATGTCCTGTATTCAGAACTGTGTGTCAAATGTCATCTTCACTAGAATTATGGCCTGTGAAACTCCAAAACAGGCTTGGGATAAGCTCAATGAGGAGTTTCAAGGCACAGAGAGGATAAGGCAACAACAGCTGTTGAATTTAATAAGAGATTTCGAGAACTTAAAGATGAGGGAAGAAGAAACAGTGAAGCAGTATGCAGATAGAATCATGGCAGTGGTCAACAGTATTAGGCTCCTAGGTGAGAACTTTAATGAGGCAAGAATAGTGGAGAAAGTTCTTTGTACTTTGCCTGAGAG GAACAAAGAAGAGCTAGCAGGGCTGAAGACCATCAGGAAGGTGCTTTTCAAGCCAAAGCCAGATAAGCCAGATAAGCCAGAAGAGCTAGCAGGGCTGAAGACCATCAGGAAGGTGCTCATAAAGGCAAAAAGTTATGGAAAAACAGGCCTAAGCCTGATGCTGCAAGAAGCAGTGACCAACCCTATAGGCATTGCAAGAGGCCTGATCATCCAGAGGAGAGATGCTGGTTTAGACCAGATGCTGAAT CTACACTCTCAGCAGAAAAATACAGAGGTTCAAGTGGCTGAAGATAGTAGTGAGCATAAAGAACATATCTTTGCTGTGTCTTGCTTAGCTGCTGAGAAGAAGTGTCCAAAAGGTTGGTTATTGGACAGTTTCCGTACAAACCACATGTCACTAGATGCATCCTTGTTCAAAACTCTTGATAGAAGCTACAAAACTAAAGTCAAGGTTGGAAATG GCAACAAAGTCATCTCGAATGTGCTGTTGGTACCTGAGATTGACAGAAACCTTCACAGCATAGCTCAACTGCTTGAGAGAGGCTACTCAGTTGTGTTCAAGGGCAAGCAGTGTCAAATTGctgatccaagtggatcaagCCTCATGACAGTCACTATGACTGACAAATGTTTTGAGGTTCATTGGCCAAGTGACTCAAAGTCAGCCTACACAGCATCTGCTAATGATTCCAAGCTTTGGCATCAAAGGCTTGGACATGCCAACTTCAAATCGATGGCTTAA